A window of Natranaerovirga pectinivora contains these coding sequences:
- a CDS encoding AAA family ATPase, whose translation MEINEKDIQDLIDNVLMCEQEIGKGIIGQKDIVRQVLIGILSGGNILLEGVPGLGKTQLVKTISKVLDLSFSRIQFTPDLMPADVTGTNLIVKENDKNVFEFDKGPIFANLVLADEINRATPKTQSALLEAMQEKTVTVSKSTYELPSPFMVLATQNPIENEGTYPLPEAQLDRFMFKLNVEYPSLEELKEIMEITVTNKQVALSSIIDGEKILSMRKIIKEVPIADAVTEYALKVLLATHPDREDSPEKTKKYIAVGASPRGAQSIITGAKVRALMEGRLNVSFEDIKFVAYPALRHRLILNFEGVSDNLTPDDLITEILEVVKAV comes from the coding sequence TTGGAGATTAATGAGAAAGATATACAGGATTTGATTGATAATGTGCTTATGTGTGAACAAGAGATTGGGAAAGGTATTATTGGGCAGAAGGATATTGTTAGACAGGTTTTGATTGGGATTTTATCAGGTGGCAATATTTTGTTAGAGGGGGTTCCTGGGCTTGGGAAGACTCAGCTTGTTAAGACCATTTCTAAGGTTCTTGATCTTAGTTTTTCGCGTATTCAGTTTACACCTGATTTAATGCCTGCGGATGTGACGGGAACCAATTTAATTGTTAAAGAGAATGATAAGAATGTTTTTGAGTTTGATAAAGGACCTATTTTTGCCAATTTAGTTTTAGCAGATGAGATTAATAGGGCAACGCCAAAGACTCAGTCAGCGCTTCTTGAGGCCATGCAAGAGAAAACGGTTACTGTGAGTAAGAGTACTTACGAATTGCCAAGTCCATTTATGGTGTTAGCCACTCAGAATCCTATAGAGAATGAAGGGACATATCCTCTTCCAGAGGCACAACTAGATCGCTTTATGTTTAAGCTTAATGTTGAGTATCCATCATTAGAGGAACTTAAAGAGATTATGGAGATTACTGTAACCAATAAACAAGTGGCATTAAGTTCAATTATTGATGGTGAAAAGATTTTATCCATGAGAAAGATTATTAAGGAAGTGCCAATTGCTGATGCAGTGACAGAGTATGCTTTAAAAGTTCTTTTGGCAACCCATCCAGATAGAGAGGATTCTCCAGAAAAAACAAAGAAATATATTGCAGTAGGGGCCAGTCCAAGGGGAGCCCAGTCTATCATAACAGGTGCTAAAGTTAGAGCGTTAATGGAAGGTAGATTAAATGTTTCTTTTGAGGACATTAAATTCGTTGCTTATCCAGCTTTAAGACATAGACTTATTCTTAATTTTGAAGGGGTATCGGATAATTTAACCCCAGATGATTTGATAACAGAAATCCTTGAAGTGGTAAAGGCTGTGTAA